The Streptomyces europaeiscabiei genome window below encodes:
- a CDS encoding acyl-CoA carboxylase subunit beta yields the protein MTVLDEAPGEPTDARGRVAELHEIRAQALAGPSEKATEAQHAKGKLTSRERIELLLDPGSFNEVEQLRRHRATGFGLESKKPYTDGVVTGWGTVEGRTVFVYAHDFRIFGGALGEAHATKIHKIMDMAIAAGAPLVSLNDGAGARIQEGVSALAGYGGIFQRNTRASGVIPQISVMLGPCAGGAAYSPALTDFVFMVRETSQMFITGPDVVKAVTGEEITQNGLGGADVHAETSGVAHFAYDDEETCIAEVRYLLSMLPQNNRENPPRVEASDAADRRGDVLLDLVPADGNRPYDMTKVIEEIVDDGDYLEVHERWARNIICALGRLDGQVVGIVANQPQSLAGVLDIEASEKAARFVQMCDAFNIPIITLLDVPGFLPGVDQEHGGIIRHGAKLLYAYCNATVPRISLILRKAYGGAYIVMDSQSIGADLTYAWPTNEIAVMGAEGAANVIFRRQIAEAEDPEAMRVRMVKEYKAELMHPYYAAERGLVDDVIDPADTRAVLIRSLAMLHTKHADLPSRKHGNPPQ from the coding sequence ATGACCGTTTTGGATGAGGCACCGGGTGAGCCGACGGACGCGCGAGGGCGAGTGGCCGAGCTGCACGAGATCCGTGCCCAGGCGTTGGCCGGCCCCAGCGAGAAGGCGACCGAGGCGCAGCATGCCAAGGGCAAGCTGACCTCCCGGGAGCGCATCGAGCTGCTGCTGGACCCGGGCTCCTTCAACGAGGTCGAGCAGCTGCGGCGGCACCGGGCCACCGGATTCGGTCTGGAGTCCAAGAAGCCGTACACCGACGGGGTCGTCACCGGCTGGGGCACGGTGGAGGGCCGTACGGTCTTCGTCTACGCCCATGACTTCCGTATCTTCGGCGGCGCGCTGGGCGAGGCCCACGCCACGAAGATCCACAAGATCATGGACATGGCCATCGCGGCCGGGGCCCCGCTGGTCTCGCTCAACGACGGCGCGGGCGCCCGTATCCAGGAGGGCGTCTCCGCCCTCGCCGGGTACGGCGGCATCTTCCAGCGCAACACCAGGGCGTCCGGTGTCATCCCGCAGATCAGCGTGATGCTCGGCCCCTGCGCGGGCGGCGCGGCGTACAGCCCCGCCCTCACCGACTTCGTGTTCATGGTCCGCGAGACGTCCCAGATGTTCATCACGGGCCCGGACGTCGTCAAGGCGGTCACCGGCGAGGAGATCACGCAGAACGGCCTCGGCGGCGCGGACGTGCACGCCGAGACCAGCGGCGTGGCCCACTTCGCGTACGACGACGAGGAGACCTGCATCGCCGAGGTGCGCTACCTCCTGTCGATGCTCCCGCAGAACAACCGCGAGAACCCGCCGCGCGTGGAGGCCTCCGACGCGGCGGACCGCCGCGGTGACGTCCTCCTCGACCTGGTCCCGGCCGACGGCAACCGGCCGTACGACATGACCAAGGTCATCGAGGAGATCGTCGACGACGGCGACTACCTGGAGGTCCACGAGCGCTGGGCCCGCAACATCATCTGCGCGCTGGGCCGTCTCGACGGTCAGGTGGTCGGCATCGTGGCCAACCAGCCGCAGAGCCTCGCGGGCGTCCTGGACATCGAGGCCTCGGAAAAAGCTGCACGTTTTGTCCAGATGTGCGACGCTTTTAACATCCCGATCATCACGCTGCTGGATGTCCCCGGGTTCCTTCCGGGTGTCGACCAGGAGCACGGCGGAATCATCCGCCACGGCGCGAAGCTGTTGTACGCGTACTGCAACGCGACCGTGCCCCGGATCTCCCTCATCCTGCGCAAGGCGTACGGAGGGGCCTACATCGTCATGGACAGCCAGTCCATCGGTGCCGACCTCACGTACGCGTGGCCGACCAACGAGATCGCCGTCATGGGCGCCGAAGGTGCCGCCAACGTCATCTTCCGGCGGCAGATCGCCGAGGCCGAGGACCCCGAGGCGATGCGGGTCCGGATGGTCAAGGAGTACAAGGCCGAACTGATGCACCCGTACTACGCGGCCGAGCGCGGCCTCGTGGACGACGTGATCGACCCCGCGGACACCCGCGCGGTCCTCATCCGCTCCCTCGCGATGCTCCACACCAAGCACGCGGACCTGCCGTCCCGCAAGCACGGCAACCCGCCGCAGTAA
- a CDS encoding acyl-CoA carboxylase epsilon subunit → MKLPDIRVEKGHAEPEEVAAITALLLARAAAQPVEAPAHRTRPRAGWRRLEREPGFRAPHSWR, encoded by the coding sequence ATGAAGCTGCCTGATATTCGCGTCGAGAAGGGCCACGCCGAGCCCGAGGAAGTGGCCGCGATCACCGCGCTGCTCCTGGCCCGCGCCGCCGCCCAGCCCGTCGAGGCCCCGGCCCACCGCACCCGCCCCCGCGCCGGCTGGCGACGGCTGGAGCGCGAGCCGGGTTTCCGGGCACCGCACAGCTGGCGGTAA
- a CDS encoding GTP-binding protein has product MDFASSSGGPSRSTTSAKIVVAGGFGVGKTTFVGAVSEINPLRTEAVMTSASAGIDDLTHTGDKTTTTVAMDFGRITLDQDLILYLFGTPGQDRFWFMWDDLVRGAIGAIVLVDTRRLADCFPAVDYFENSGLPFVIALNGFDGQQPYNPDEVREALQIGPDTPIITTDARHRSDAKSALITLVEHALMARLR; this is encoded by the coding sequence GTGGACTTCGCAAGCTCTAGCGGAGGGCCTTCCCGCTCCACCACGTCCGCGAAGATCGTGGTGGCGGGCGGCTTCGGCGTGGGCAAGACCACGTTCGTCGGGGCCGTCTCGGAGATCAACCCGCTGCGTACCGAGGCCGTGATGACGTCCGCGTCAGCGGGCATCGACGACCTCACCCACACCGGAGACAAGACGACGACGACCGTCGCCATGGACTTCGGCCGCATCACCCTGGACCAGGACCTGATCCTGTACCTCTTCGGCACCCCCGGCCAGGACCGCTTCTGGTTCATGTGGGACGACCTGGTCCGCGGCGCCATCGGCGCCATCGTCCTCGTCGACACCCGCCGCCTCGCCGACTGCTTCCCCGCCGTCGACTACTTCGAGAACAGCGGCCTCCCCTTCGTCATCGCCCTCAACGGCTTCGACGGCCAGCAGCCGTACAACCCGGACGAGGTGCGCGAGGCGCTGCAGATCGGACCCGACACGCCGATCATCACGACGGACGCACGGCATCGGTCGGACGCGAAGTCGGCGCTGATCACCCTCGTCGAGCACGCGCTCATGGCCCGCCTGCGGTAA
- a CDS encoding DUF742 domain-containing protein produces the protein MATPPGGSSSGNWSYPGQGPGQGDQNRYNFPSAPSRQQPYVPQGPGPSPYDQPPAPRIQPVQPQRRSPEPSPAGAAHNPLVRPYAMTGGRTRPRYQLAIEALVHTTAQPHQMQGQLPEHQRICNLCREIKSVAEISALLTIPLGVARILVADLAEAGLVAIHQPGGDESAGGQPAVTLLERVLSGLRKL, from the coding sequence GTGGCAACACCCCCAGGCGGTTCGTCGTCGGGCAACTGGTCCTACCCTGGCCAGGGGCCGGGCCAGGGTGACCAGAATCGGTACAACTTCCCCTCCGCACCGAGCCGCCAGCAGCCGTACGTACCGCAGGGCCCCGGTCCTTCGCCGTACGACCAGCCGCCGGCGCCGCGCATCCAGCCCGTGCAGCCGCAACGCCGCAGCCCTGAGCCGTCGCCCGCAGGGGCGGCGCACAACCCCCTGGTGCGCCCGTACGCCATGACGGGCGGCCGCACCAGGCCTCGCTACCAGCTCGCCATCGAGGCGCTGGTGCACACCACCGCGCAGCCGCACCAGATGCAGGGCCAGTTGCCCGAGCATCAGCGGATCTGCAACCTCTGCCGGGAGATCAAGTCGGTGGCCGAGATCTCGGCCCTCCTGACGATCCCTCTCGGCGTGGCCAGGATCCTCGTCGCCGACTTGGCGGAGGCGGGCCTGGTCGCCATTCATCAGCCCGGCGGCGACGAGAGCGCCGGCGGCCAGCCAGCCGTGACATTGCTCGAAAGGGTGCTCAGTGGACTTCGCAAGCTCTAG
- a CDS encoding roadblock/LC7 domain-containing protein encodes MSQAAQNLNWLITNFVDNTPGVSHTVVVSADGLLLAMSEGFPRDRADQLAAVASGLTSLTAGASRIFEGGSVNQTVVEMERGFLFIMSVSDGSSLAVLAHPEADIGLIGYEMALLVDRAGTVLTPDLRAELQGSLLN; translated from the coding sequence ATGAGCCAGGCGGCGCAGAACCTGAACTGGTTGATCACCAATTTCGTGGACAACACCCCCGGGGTGTCGCACACGGTGGTGGTCTCCGCCGACGGACTCCTTCTGGCGATGTCCGAAGGGTTTCCCCGTGACCGTGCCGACCAGCTGGCGGCCGTCGCGTCGGGTCTGACCTCTCTGACCGCGGGCGCCTCCCGCATTTTCGAAGGTGGCAGCGTCAATCAGACGGTTGTGGAGATGGAGCGGGGATTCCTCTTCATCATGTCCGTTTCCGATGGTTCCTCGCTCGCCGTTCTCGCACATCCCGAGGCCGACATCGGTCTCATCGGGTACGAGATGGCACTTCTGGTGGACCGTGCCGGTACGGTCCTGACGCCCGATCTTCGTGCGGAGCTCCAGGGCAGCCTGCTCAACTAA
- a CDS encoding sensor histidine kinase, translated as MRRSKKGPEPSARGNFTPPSRGAAPAQVTRPEPTAAPAPSGSRLSPRNWRVPTRLNAILLIPVLVGLIMGGFQVKNSIDTWQEAKDAEKVAKIVAAAGVYAEALLNERDISAQPLLDGDRDSDVVKDARAFTDEKADAFHAEVVGMPAGQGLERRLRLVEEAEPALEKLRQTAFTRAADPVQTEEGYVTVEHLLAEFSNELGLGTGNITAYGRTVYAVTLAKGAASLQRSIGTHLLVRPSEDERVFRQQVTAFTSYAYLENIAVQEYVSGGTEADAARLQSVMAQKTEEGKKQAAEAAAKDANYVPPPDTMLKMIQAIGSGANAEDLAKQGVTYQNWMAASTLKFEGYSEVETELINRAVSEAGQIASDAQRDAYINGAIVIVALLAAFIIAGIMARQMSRAMRQLRNAAFGIAEQRLPMLVDQLSRTDPGRVDTRVAPIPINTTDEIGEVARAFDQVHREAVRLAAEQALLRGNINAIFTNLSRRNQSLIEGQLTLITDLENNEADPDQLENLFKLDHLATRMRRNGENLLVLAGEEPGRRWDQPVPLVDVLRAASSEVEQYERIELSGVPEAEIHGRAVTDLVHLLAELLENATTFSSPQTKVRVTATRLPDGRVMIEIHDKGIGLTAEDFADINHKLANPPTVDAAISQRMGLFVVGRLSDRHGIRVQLRPSGEQAGTTSLVMLPDVITHGGGGEQQPAADQFTVSQIIPEQQHAFQQPAMAPMRTAAELGFDDSRYEVPDDIRDLDPVGRSLMRDERRAALEAQAHPQLPAGQTPRYGDDFQSPEPSYDNGATAYVDPQRSYDQQTAYEEPQQPSYDEAYFGPNGNGVANGNGHLPGGNDTFTATGGYPEPAYTESVQDEHAAAATSAPETYSGFEEPSYQDDWPQQQDYQNSYRSEYAPEPESAQAADVKEPDRVGFDRPGPTPSAGHALTDAGLPRRGSTASAGGTSAGAVNGRQEVAQDQPTAGGPNGDWRSDNDARWQQASQLKKPKAGGVTSSGLPRRVPKANLVEGAAQTTPQGGPQISRAPEDVRGRLSNLRRGVQRGRNASSETNGQATRNHHSGPDSTYNQER; from the coding sequence GTGAGGCGAAGCAAGAAAGGTCCCGAGCCGTCGGCGCGGGGCAATTTCACCCCGCCGTCGCGCGGAGCGGCACCCGCACAAGTGACCCGACCGGAGCCGACGGCAGCTCCCGCGCCCAGCGGCAGTCGTCTCTCCCCGCGCAACTGGCGGGTCCCGACGCGTCTGAACGCGATCCTCCTCATACCCGTGCTGGTCGGCCTGATCATGGGCGGCTTCCAGGTGAAGAACTCGATCGACACCTGGCAGGAGGCGAAGGACGCCGAGAAGGTGGCCAAGATCGTGGCCGCCGCCGGTGTCTACGCCGAAGCGCTGCTCAACGAGCGTGACATCTCCGCCCAGCCGCTGCTGGACGGCGACCGGGACAGCGATGTCGTCAAGGACGCCCGCGCCTTCACCGACGAGAAGGCGGACGCCTTCCACGCGGAGGTCGTCGGGATGCCGGCCGGGCAGGGCCTGGAGCGCCGTCTGCGTCTGGTGGAGGAGGCCGAGCCGGCGCTGGAGAAACTCCGGCAGACCGCCTTCACCCGGGCCGCCGACCCGGTACAGACCGAAGAGGGCTACGTCACCGTCGAGCACCTCCTGGCGGAGTTCTCCAACGAGCTCGGACTCGGTACCGGCAACATCACCGCGTACGGCCGTACGGTCTACGCGGTCACGCTCGCCAAGGGCGCCGCCTCTCTGCAGCGCTCGATCGGCACCCACCTGCTGGTCCGGCCCAGCGAGGACGAGAGGGTGTTCCGTCAGCAGGTCACCGCGTTCACCTCGTACGCGTACCTGGAGAACATCGCCGTACAGGAGTACGTCTCCGGTGGTACCGAGGCCGACGCCGCGCGTCTGCAGTCGGTCATGGCGCAGAAGACCGAAGAGGGCAAGAAGCAGGCCGCCGAGGCCGCGGCCAAGGACGCGAACTACGTTCCGCCGCCGGACACCATGCTGAAGATGATCCAGGCGATCGGCAGCGGCGCCAACGCCGAGGACCTGGCGAAGCAGGGCGTCACCTACCAGAACTGGATGGCGGCCTCCACGCTGAAGTTCGAGGGCTACAGCGAGGTCGAGACCGAACTGATCAACCGCGCCGTGTCCGAGGCCGGCCAGATCGCCTCCGACGCCCAGCGTGACGCCTACATCAACGGCGCCATCGTCATCGTCGCCCTGCTCGCGGCGTTCATCATCGCCGGGATCATGGCCCGCCAGATGAGCCGCGCGATGCGCCAGCTGCGCAACGCCGCCTTCGGCATCGCCGAGCAGCGTCTGCCGATGCTGGTCGACCAGCTCTCGCGCACCGACCCCGGCCGGGTCGACACCCGGGTCGCGCCGATCCCCATCAACACCACGGACGAGATCGGCGAAGTCGCCCGCGCCTTCGATCAGGTCCACCGCGAGGCCGTCCGGCTCGCCGCCGAGCAGGCCCTCCTGCGGGGCAACATCAACGCGATCTTCACCAACCTCTCGCGCCGCAACCAGTCGCTGATCGAGGGCCAGCTGACCCTGATCACCGACCTGGAGAACAACGAGGCCGACCCGGACCAGCTGGAGAACCTCTTCAAGCTGGACCACCTGGCGACCCGTATGCGCCGCAACGGCGAGAACCTCCTGGTCCTCGCCGGCGAGGAGCCCGGCCGCCGCTGGGACCAGCCGGTCCCGCTGGTCGACGTGTTGCGCGCCGCCTCCTCCGAGGTGGAGCAGTACGAGCGCATCGAGCTCTCCGGCGTCCCGGAGGCCGAGATCCACGGCCGCGCCGTGACCGACCTCGTGCACCTGCTCGCCGAGCTCCTGGAGAACGCCACCACGTTCTCCTCCCCGCAGACCAAGGTCCGTGTCACCGCGACCCGTCTCCCCGACGGCCGTGTGATGATCGAGATCCACGACAAGGGCATCGGCCTCACCGCCGAGGACTTCGCGGACATCAACCACAAGCTGGCCAACCCGCCGACCGTGGACGCCGCGATCTCGCAGCGCATGGGTCTCTTCGTGGTCGGCCGACTGTCCGACCGGCACGGCATCCGCGTCCAGCTGCGCCCCTCGGGCGAACAGGCCGGTACGACCTCGCTGGTCATGCTCCCCGACGTCATCACCCACGGTGGCGGTGGCGAGCAGCAGCCGGCGGCCGACCAGTTCACGGTCTCGCAGATCATCCCGGAACAGCAGCACGCGTTCCAGCAGCCGGCCATGGCCCCGATGCGGACCGCCGCCGAGCTGGGCTTCGACGACAGCCGCTACGAGGTGCCGGACGACATCCGCGACCTGGACCCCGTGGGCCGTTCGCTGATGCGCGACGAGCGTCGCGCGGCACTGGAGGCCCAGGCGCACCCGCAGCTGCCCGCGGGCCAGACGCCGCGCTACGGCGACGACTTCCAGTCGCCCGAGCCGTCCTACGACAACGGCGCGACGGCGTACGTGGACCCGCAGCGGTCGTACGACCAGCAGACGGCGTACGAGGAGCCGCAGCAGCCGTCGTACGACGAGGCGTACTTCGGTCCGAACGGCAACGGTGTGGCGAACGGCAACGGGCACCTGCCGGGCGGGAACGACACGTTCACCGCTACCGGCGGTTACCCTGAGCCCGCCTATACGGAGTCCGTCCAGGACGAGCACGCGGCGGCCGCCACGAGCGCCCCGGAGACGTACTCGGGCTTCGAAGAGCCGTCCTATCAGGACGACTGGCCGCAGCAGCAGGACTACCAGAACTCGTACCGCTCCGAGTACGCTCCGGAACCGGAATCTGCGCAGGCCGCTGACGTGAAGGAGCCGGACCGCGTAGGCTTCGACCGTCCGGGACCCACCCCCTCCGCCGGCCACGCGCTGACCGACGCCGGCCTGCCCCGCCGCGGATCCACCGCGAGCGCGGGCGGCACGAGCGCGGGCGCCGTGAACGGACGGCAGGAAGTGGCCCAGGACCAGCCGACGGCCGGGGGACCGAACGGCGACTGGCGCTCGGACAACGACGCGCGCTGGCAGCAGGCCTCCCAGCTGAAGAAGCCCAAGGCGGGCGGGGTCACCTCCTCCGGCCTGCCGCGGCGGGTGCCCAAGGCCAACCTGGTCGAGGGCGCCGCCCAGACGACCCCGCAGGGAGGTCCACAGATCTCCCGCGCTCCCGAGGACGTCCGGGGCAGGCTGAGCAACCTGCGCCGCGGGGTCCAACGGGGGCGCAACGCAAGCAGTGAAACGAACGGCCAGGCCACAAGGAATCACCACAGTGGTCCTGACAGCACCTACAACCAGGAGCGTTAG
- a CDS encoding GTP-binding protein yields the protein MDFGSSESGRATTSAKIVVAGGFGVGKTTFVGAVSEINPLRTEAVMTSASAGIDDLTHTGDKTTTTVAMDFGRITLDQDLILYLFGTPGQDRFWFMWDDLVRGAIGAIVLVDTRRLADCFPAVDYFENSGLPFVIALNGFEGHQPYTPDEVREALQIGPDTPIITTDARHRSDAKSALITLVEHALMARLR from the coding sequence GTGGACTTCGGAAGCTCTGAATCGGGGCGGGCCACCACCTCGGCGAAGATCGTGGTGGCGGGCGGCTTCGGCGTGGGCAAGACCACGTTCGTCGGGGCCGTCTCGGAGATCAACCCGCTGCGTACCGAGGCCGTGATGACGTCCGCGTCAGCGGGCATCGACGACCTCACCCACACCGGAGACAAGACGACGACGACCGTCGCCATGGACTTCGGCCGCATCACCCTGGACCAGGACCTGATCCTGTACCTCTTCGGCACCCCCGGCCAGGACCGCTTCTGGTTCATGTGGGACGACCTGGTCCGCGGCGCCATCGGCGCCATCGTCCTCGTCGACACCCGCCGCCTCGCCGACTGCTTCCCCGCCGTCGACTACTTCGAGAACAGCGGCCTCCCCTTCGTCATCGCCCTCAACGGCTTCGAGGGGCACCAGCCGTACACGCCCGACGAGGTGCGCGAGGCGCTGCAGATCGGACCCGACACGCCGATCATCACGACGGACGCACGGCATCGGTCGGACGCGAAGTCGGCGCTGATCACCCTCGTCGAGCACGCGCTCATGGCCCGCCTCCGGTAG
- a CDS encoding DUF742 domain-containing protein, whose amino-acid sequence MTPPTAPHDPYAEPYGDEGDQPLVRPYAMTGGRTRPRYQLALEALISTTADPAHLSGLLPEHQRICHLCREVKSVAEVSALLSMPLGVARILVADLAEAGLVAIHQPGGDENAGGAPDVTLLERVLSGLRKL is encoded by the coding sequence ATGACCCCGCCCACCGCTCCTCACGATCCGTACGCAGAGCCGTACGGAGACGAGGGCGACCAGCCTCTGGTTCGGCCGTACGCCATGACCGGTGGTCGGACGCGGCCGCGTTACCAGCTCGCCCTCGAGGCGCTGATCAGCACGACGGCAGACCCCGCGCATCTGTCGGGACTGCTCCCCGAGCACCAGCGGATCTGCCACCTGTGCCGCGAGGTGAAGTCGGTGGCCGAGGTGTCGGCCCTGCTGTCCATGCCGCTCGGTGTGGCACGGATCCTTGTCGCGGACCTCGCCGAGGCCGGACTCGTCGCGATCCACCAGCCCGGTGGCGACGAGAACGCCGGTGGTGCCCCGGACGTGACTCTGCTGGAAAGGGTGCTCAGTGGACTTCGGAAGCTCTGA
- a CDS encoding roadblock/LC7 domain-containing protein has translation MSQAAQNLNWLITNFVDNTPGVSHTVVVSADGLLLAMSEGFPRDRADQLAAVASGLTSLTAGASRIFEGGDVAQTVVEMERGFLFLMSVSDGSSLAVLAHPECDIGLVGYEMALLVDRAGAVLTPDLRAELQGSLLH, from the coding sequence ATGAGCCAGGCGGCACAGAACCTCAACTGGTTGATCACCAACTTTGTGGACAACACCCCCGGGGTGTCCCACACCGTCGTCGTATCCGCCGACGGCCTTCTTCTGGCGATGTCGGAAGGCTTTCCGCGCGACCGTGCCGATCAGCTCGCGGCCGTCGCCTCCGGGCTCACCTCGCTCACGGCCGGGGCCTCCCGGATCTTCGAGGGCGGGGACGTGGCCCAGACGGTGGTCGAGATGGAGCGCGGCTTCCTCTTCCTGATGTCCGTCTCCGACGGATCGTCCCTGGCCGTCCTCGCCCACCCCGAGTGCGACATCGGCCTGGTCGGTTACGAGATGGCGTTGCTCGTCGACCGCGCGGGCGCCGTGCTCACGCCCGACCTGCGCGCCGAACTCCAAGGCAGTCTGCTCCACTGA